One Phoenix dactylifera cultivar Barhee BC4 chromosome 8, palm_55x_up_171113_PBpolish2nd_filt_p, whole genome shotgun sequence genomic window carries:
- the LOC103700217 gene encoding dynamin-related protein 4C, with protein MGDRKEGIAKAEAENTTALAASYDSRIRPLLDTIDRLRHLKVMQEGIELPSIVVVGDQSSGKSSVLESLAGINLPRGQGICTRVPLIMRLQGHPSLSKPQLQLEYKDKIIPTSEAGISNSISSATAEIAGNGKGISNTPLTLVVKKRGVPDLTMVDLPGITRVPVHGQPDNIYEQISGIIMEYIAPKDSIILNVLSATVDFPTCESIRMSQQVDRTGERTLAVVTKADKAPEGLLEKVTTDDVNIGLGYVCVRNRVGDESYEQARDAEKRLFETHPLLSRIDKSIVGIPVLAQRLMQIQAASIAKCLPDIVKKINEKLSRNALELKQMPRNLSSMADAMRAFMNMISMAKESLRKILIRGEFDEFPDDMVMHATARMSEMLSKYSKELPSKCPSADERFLMEEIAVLEEAKGIDGLPNFLPRSAFRTLLRRKVKEISQIPSEFIRKMWAYIEDVVVRVLLHHSENYPQLQSLTRRAAENLVEKMRNRSYQVMEESIEMEMVANYTSNADYMKTWTELMNNHDKFINAIEDPTKPTKLSLEGFDEVEVSHLRQYVAMAEQAFDLRMRITAYWRSVVLRLVDNLALHILYSVNCLVEKEMEMELVDELVGPRMSGLERMLEESPSTAGKRERLGKSIGLLKEAKEVVAKIMDRIDAYGD; from the coding sequence ATGGGCGACAGAAAGGAAGGGATCGCGAAAGCTGAGGCTGAGAACACGACCGCCCTAGCCGCCTCCTACGACAGCCGAATCCGTCCCCTCCTCGACACCATCGACCGCCTGCGCCACCTCAAGGTGATGCAGGAGGGCATCGAGCTCCCCAGCATCGTCGTCGTCGGGGATCAGTCGAGCGGCAAATCTAGCGTCCTTGAGTCCCTCGCCGGCATCAATCTCCCCCGCGGGCAGGGCATCTGCACCCGGGTCCCCCTTATCATGCGCCTCCAAGGCCACCCTTCCCTTTCCAAGCCTCAACTCCAGCTCGAGTACAAAGACAAGATCATCCCCACATCTGAGGCCGGCATCTCTAACTCCATCAGTTCAGCCACCGCCGAGATTGCCGGCAATGGCAAGGGAATCTCGAATACGCCCCTCACTCTCGTGGTGAAGAAGAGAGGTGTCCCTGACCTCACCATGGTGGACTTGCCCGGGATCACCCGTGTCCCGGTCCATGGACAGCCCGACAACATCTACGAGCAGATATCTGGCATCATAATGGAGTATATCGCTCCAAAGGACAGCATCATCCTCAACGTTTTGTCGGCTACGGTTGACTTCCCGACTTGCGAGTCGATCCGAATGTCGCAGCAAGTGGACCGGACCGGAGAGAGGACCCTGGCCGTCGTCACGAAAGCTGACAAGGCCCCCGAGGGGTTGCTTGAGAAGGTGACCACCGATGATGTCAACATAGGGCTCGGATACGTCTGCGTCCGCAACCGCGTTGGTGATGAGTCCTACGAGCAAGCCCGAGATGCGGAGAAGAGGCTCTTTGAAACGCATCCTCTTCTTTCGAGGATCGACAAGTCCATTGTGGGAATCCCTGTTCTGGCTCAGAGGCTGATGCAGATCCAGGCAGCTAGCATTGCAAAATGTCTGCCTGATATTGTGAAAAAGATCAATGAGAAGCTTAGTCGGAATGCTTTGGAGCTCAAGCAGATGCCCCGGAATCTCTCGAGCATGGCTGATGCCATGAGGGCATTCATGAACATGATAAGCATGGCAAAGGAGTCTCTGAGGAAAATACTCATTAGAGGGGAGTTTGATGAGTTCCCTGATGATATGGTCATGCATGCCACCGCTAGGATGTCGGAAATGCTGTCTAAGTACTCCAAGGAGCTACCTTCCAAGTGCCCGAGTGCTGATGAAAGGTTTCTGATGGAGGAGATTGCCGTTCTTGAAGAAGCTAAGGGAATTGATGGACTTCCGAATTTTCTGCCTCGCTCTGCTTTCCGCACTCTTCTCAGGAGGAAGGTGAAGGAGATTTCTCAGATCCCAAGTGAGTTTATTCGAAAGATGTGGGCTTACATTGAGGATGTTGTGGTTAGGGTGCTGTTGCACCACTCTGAGAACTATCCCCAGCTACAGTCTTTGACTAGAAGGGCAGCAGAGAATCTGGTTGAGAAGATGAGGAACCGATCCTACCAGGTGATGGAAGAGAGCATTGAGATGGAGATGGTCGCCAACTATACTTCGAATGCAGATTACATGAAGACATGGACTGAGCTGATGAACAACCATGATAAGTTCATAAATGCCATCGAGGATCCTACAAAGCCAACAAAGTTGTCACTGGAAGGTTTCGACGAGGTTGAAGTCAGCCATCTCAGGCAGTACGTGGCCATGGCAGAGCAGGCGTTCGACTTGAGGATGAGGATCACCGCATATTGGAGGAGCGTGGTGCTTCGACTGGTGGATAACCTGGCCCTGCATATCCTATACAGCGTGAATTGCTTGGTGGAGAAGGAGATGGAAATGGAACTTGTTGATGAACTGGTGGGTCCACGGATGTCCGGCTTGGAAAGGATGCTGGAGGAATCTCCATCAACTGCCGGGAAGCGCGAACGACTTGGGAAAAGTATCGGCCTGCTGAAGGAAGCAAAGGAGGTTGTTGCCAAGATAATGGATCGTATAGACGCTTATGGCGATTAA